A region from the Salidesulfovibrio onnuriiensis genome encodes:
- a CDS encoding anaerobic ribonucleoside-triphosphate reductase activating protein, which produces MDKPTGVWNCVRGFEHFSLCDWPGRTSCVIFLGGCNLRCPTCHNFELAWEMHRLPVIPENDLKVFLRNRAKWLDGVTVTGGEPTNVPGLGELLFAIRKNNLPIKVDSNGMRPEVVRDILEYRLADVFAVDVKGPYSKYPELTGDAMSAIAAKSNLEQIFDLARQFPKSFYFRLTKVPGLTAEDIAEARSYLPEGFELKLQDYVPPRRRKTEHAQPDHETRRAAGNVVN; this is translated from the coding sequence ATGGACAAACCTACTGGTGTGTGGAATTGCGTTCGCGGTTTTGAGCATTTCAGCCTGTGCGACTGGCCGGGCAGAACCTCATGCGTCATCTTTCTCGGCGGATGCAATCTTCGATGCCCCACCTGCCACAATTTTGAGCTTGCCTGGGAAATGCACAGGCTTCCGGTCATCCCGGAAAACGATCTCAAGGTGTTTTTGCGCAACCGCGCAAAATGGCTCGACGGAGTGACCGTGACCGGAGGGGAGCCCACCAATGTCCCGGGACTTGGCGAGCTTCTTTTTGCGATCAGGAAAAACAACCTGCCCATCAAGGTGGATTCCAACGGCATGCGGCCCGAGGTGGTTCGGGACATTCTCGAATACCGTCTGGCCGACGTCTTTGCCGTGGACGTCAAGGGGCCGTACTCCAAGTACCCTGAGCTGACCGGCGACGCCATGTCCGCCATTGCCGCCAAGTCCAATCTCGAGCAGATCTTCGATCTGGCGCGGCAGTTCCCCAAGTCGTTCTATTTCCGCCTGACCAAGGTTCCCGGCCTCACCGCCGAGGACATTGCCGAGGCCAGGTCGTATTTGCCGGAAGGGTTTGAATTGAAATTGCAGGATTATGTGCCACCTAGAAGGAGGAAGACCGAGCATGCCCAGCCAGATCATGAAACGCGACGGGCGGCTGGAAACGTGGTCAACTGA
- a CDS encoding ion transporter, with protein sequence MGRIKTFIHDLLEEQYAPSLRARVFRAGLIALITLNVLAYMLETVHEISAPHRHWFLAFERFSVCVFTVEYVLRVWVCDQCLVDDHPVLCRVRFMFRPLMLVDLLAILPFYLPLLIPMDLIFLRTLRLLRLARVLKLGRYSDAMQVFGAVVRNKKEQLAVVCFILCILLVVASSLVYHFEHEAQPAVFGSIPESLWWAVITLTTVGYGDVYPVTAMGRIMASLIALLGIGMFALPAGILSAGFVEWRERQEKPKVCPHCGKRIE encoded by the coding sequence ATGGGCCGGATCAAGACCTTTATCCACGACCTGCTGGAGGAACAGTATGCGCCGTCCCTGCGGGCGCGGGTGTTCCGGGCGGGGCTTATCGCCCTGATTACGCTCAATGTGCTGGCCTACATGCTGGAGACCGTGCACGAGATCTCCGCGCCGCACCGGCATTGGTTCCTGGCCTTCGAGCGTTTTTCCGTGTGCGTGTTCACCGTGGAATACGTGCTGCGGGTCTGGGTCTGCGACCAGTGCCTTGTGGACGACCACCCCGTGCTCTGCCGCGTCCGGTTCATGTTTCGTCCGCTCATGCTCGTGGATCTACTGGCCATCCTGCCGTTCTACCTGCCCCTGCTCATTCCCATGGACCTCATCTTCCTGCGCACCCTGCGTCTGCTGCGCCTGGCCCGGGTGCTCAAGCTGGGCCGCTATTCAGACGCCATGCAGGTCTTCGGGGCCGTGGTCCGGAACAAGAAGGAGCAGCTCGCCGTGGTCTGCTTCATCCTCTGCATCCTGCTCGTGGTGGCCTCGAGTCTGGTCTACCACTTCGAGCACGAGGCCCAGCCCGCCGTGTTCGGGTCCATTCCCGAGTCCCTGTGGTGGGCGGTCATCACCCTGACCACCGTGGGCTACGGCGACGTTTATCCGGTCACGGCCATGGGGCGGATCATGGCCTCGCTCATCGCCCTGCTGGGCATCGGCATGTTCGCGCTTCCCGCGGGCATCCTGAGCGCCGGTTTCGTGGAGTGGCGGGAGAGGCAGGAAAAGCCCAAGGTTTGTCCCCATTGCGGAAAACGGATCGAGTGA
- a CDS encoding DNA-binding protein → MKFTEYLKKEGYVRYRGTVDKSVYEYFGCKCAHRAVWYHKKDSYQCAGCKEQCETPGPEGFQPFLMME, encoded by the coding sequence ATGAAATTTACGGAATATCTGAAAAAGGAAGGCTATGTCCGCTATCGTGGGACAGTGGACAAGTCCGTCTATGAATATTTTGGCTGCAAGTGCGCGCACCGGGCCGTCTGGTACCACAAGAAGGACAGCTACCAGTGCGCGGGCTGCAAGGAACAGTGCGAAACCCCCGGCCCGGAGGGGTTCCAACCCTTCCTTATGATGGAATAG
- a CDS encoding zinc-ribbon domain-containing protein, with product MIICTRCGAPNLDEARFCAKCRHKLQSSRKAVQTEDSSWQRLEKMTNRFSEKDRAELLRMAEACGYSLAVVAAVVFSTLYGDWRPLYAVIGVVALVAWIRKI from the coding sequence GTGATCATTTGTACGCGCTGCGGCGCTCCCAACCTGGACGAGGCGCGTTTTTGCGCCAAGTGCCGCCACAAGCTCCAGTCTTCGCGCAAGGCGGTGCAGACGGAGGATTCCTCCTGGCAGCGCCTGGAAAAGATGACCAATCGTTTCAGTGAAAAGGACCGCGCCGAGCTTTTGCGCATGGCCGAGGCCTGCGGCTATTCCCTGGCCGTGGTTGCGGCCGTCGTCTTCAGCACATTGTACGGCGACTGGCGGCCCTTGTACGCGGTCATCGGGGTGGTGGCCCTGGTCGCCTGGATCCGCAAAATATGA
- the purU gene encoding formyltetrahydrofolate deformylase translates to MTESRKGVARLLIKCSDRPGIVAAVSGFLHSRGANIIHSDQHSSDPQGGTFFMRNEFYLPGLDMDGLEAFKEDFRQEVATRFDMVDWSMNPTWVRKKVAILVSRYDHALMELLWRWARGELYADITMVISNHPDLREPVEAFVPYHHVPSGKTPEEKDLAEARILELMKGKADVVILARYMQILSPRFVEAYPMQIINIHHSFLPAFVGADPYRRAADRGVKLIGATAHYVTAELDQGPIIEQDVIRVNHSHTVEDLKSCGADVERHVLARAVRWHMEDRVIVDGNKTIVFPR, encoded by the coding sequence ATGACTGAATCACGCAAAGGCGTTGCCCGCCTGCTCATCAAGTGTTCGGACAGGCCCGGGATCGTGGCCGCCGTGTCCGGATTCCTGCATTCCCGCGGGGCCAACATCATCCACTCGGACCAGCATTCCTCGGATCCGCAGGGCGGCACCTTTTTCATGCGCAATGAATTCTATCTGCCCGGCCTGGACATGGACGGCCTGGAGGCCTTCAAGGAGGATTTCCGGCAGGAGGTGGCCACCAGGTTCGACATGGTGGACTGGAGCATGAACCCGACCTGGGTGCGCAAGAAGGTGGCCATCCTGGTTTCCCGCTACGACCACGCGCTCATGGAGCTGCTCTGGCGCTGGGCGCGGGGCGAGCTCTACGCGGACATCACCATGGTCATCAGCAACCACCCGGACCTGCGCGAGCCCGTGGAGGCGTTCGTGCCGTACCACCACGTTCCCTCGGGCAAGACTCCCGAGGAAAAGGACCTTGCCGAGGCCCGGATACTGGAGCTGATGAAAGGCAAGGCCGACGTGGTCATCCTGGCCCGCTACATGCAGATTCTCTCGCCCAGGTTCGTGGAAGCCTATCCCATGCAGATCATCAACATCCACCACTCCTTCCTGCCCGCCTTCGTGGGCGCGGATCCCTATCGCAGAGCCGCCGACCGGGGCGTGAAGCTCATCGGAGCCACGGCCCACTACGTGACCGCCGAGCTGGACCAGGGCCCGATCATCGAGCAGGACGTCATCCGCGTGAACCACAGCCACACCGTGGAGGACCTCAAGTCCTGCGGGGCGGACGTGGAACGACACGTTCTGGCCCGGGCCGTGCGCTGGCACATGGAGGACCGGGTCATCGTGGACGGGAACAAGACTATTGTGTTTCCCCGCTAG
- a CDS encoding D-sedoheptulose 7-phosphate isomerase: protein MSENALKKIMDHAQAGIEAREKFFQNKAETLVDIAKTMALCMANGGKVMFCGNGGSAADSQHLAAEFVNRFKMERPPLPGIALTTDSSILTAIGNDYSYDEVFEKQVMALGAPGDVLVGLSTSGTSTNVIRAMREARKRDVITVGMAGQHGGEMLPVSDYLLLVPSGDTPVIQEIHIAAGHMLCLLVDHFLFEEVAELTPYLSGGAE from the coding sequence ATGTCAGAAAACGCACTGAAAAAAATCATGGATCACGCGCAGGCCGGAATAGAGGCGCGCGAGAAATTTTTCCAGAACAAGGCCGAAACCCTTGTGGACATCGCCAAGACCATGGCCCTGTGCATGGCCAACGGCGGCAAGGTCATGTTCTGCGGCAACGGCGGCAGCGCAGCGGACAGCCAGCACCTGGCCGCGGAATTCGTGAACCGCTTCAAGATGGAGCGCCCGCCCCTGCCGGGCATCGCCCTGACAACGGACAGCTCCATTCTCACGGCCATCGGCAACGACTACAGCTACGACGAAGTGTTCGAAAAGCAGGTCATGGCCCTGGGCGCACCGGGCGACGTGCTTGTGGGACTGTCCACCTCCGGCACCAGCACCAACGTCATCCGGGCCATGCGCGAGGCGCGCAAGCGCGACGTCATCACTGTGGGTATGGCCGGCCAGCACGGCGGCGAAATGCTGCCCGTGAGCGACTACCTGCTGCTGGTGCCGTCCGGGGATACGCCCGTGATCCAGGAGATCCACATTGCGGCCGGGCACATGCTCTGCCTTCTGGTGGACCATTTCCTGTTCGAGGAAGTGGCCGAACTGACCCCGTATCTTTCCGGCGGGGCTGAATAA
- a CDS encoding response regulator, giving the protein MKTLIVEDTLINQEFLKMIMEDWGQCVVVETGEAALEAFREALEAKDPFDLIFMDIMLPGMDGLQALENIRAIEAEFGVPEQEQTRTIVTTALDDDANASRAFIQGQALAYITKPIRQEKIETELRNFGMIE; this is encoded by the coding sequence ATGAAGACCCTGATCGTCGAAGACACGCTCATCAACCAGGAATTCCTCAAGATGATCATGGAGGACTGGGGCCAGTGCGTGGTGGTGGAAACAGGCGAAGCCGCCCTGGAAGCCTTCCGTGAGGCCCTGGAGGCCAAGGACCCCTTCGACCTCATCTTCATGGACATCATGCTGCCCGGCATGGACGGGCTCCAGGCCCTGGAAAACATCCGGGCCATCGAGGCCGAATTCGGCGTGCCCGAGCAGGAACAGACCCGAACCATCGTCACCACGGCCCTGGACGACGACGCCAACGCCTCGCGCGCCTTCATCCAGGGGCAGGCGCTCGCCTACATCACCAAGCCCATCCGCCAGGAAAAGATCGAGACCGAGCTCCGCAATTTCGGAATGATCGAATAG
- a CDS encoding MarR family winged helix-turn-helix transcriptional regulator, with amino-acid sequence MDSIVEQYLLLVEKISNTTKIHNSFGTDVNIYRSEIHIIQMIGDRKEVYISEISRLVGVTKGTVSQIVKRLENKGLVEKSTDESNNTRQLVHLTAKGMTAYQAHVDYHLRNHREMEDFLASLDAESRAVLGKFLTKATKMIKEHL; translated from the coding sequence ATGGACTCAATCGTCGAACAATATCTGTTGCTGGTCGAAAAAATTTCAAACACGACCAAGATACACAATTCCTTTGGCACGGATGTGAATATCTACCGAAGCGAAATTCACATCATCCAGATGATCGGCGACCGGAAAGAGGTTTACATCTCCGAAATCTCAAGACTGGTCGGCGTAACCAAAGGAACGGTCTCCCAAATCGTAAAACGCTTGGAAAACAAGGGCTTGGTTGAAAAATCAACGGACGAAAGCAACAACACCCGCCAACTGGTCCACCTGACAGCAAAGGGGATGACGGCCTATCAGGCCCATGTCGACTATCACCTGAGGAACCACCGGGAAATGGAAGACTTCCTCGCTTCACTGGATGCCGAGAGCCGGGCGGTGCTCGGTAAATTCCTGACTAAGGCCACCAAAATGATCAAAGAACATCTGTAA
- a CDS encoding MFS transporter, giving the protein MRRSAPERRGKAMGIVMGTFSVAAVAAIPFGLELAERGTWCTPFYAISILGFIVFWFILQFTPSMKEHLKGEHRPLALARLLSDRKFLRAFIMMATAMISSYAIIPNISAYYQLNLGYPRSSLGFLYLVGGVFSLILIQIGGRASDKIGPIPTNILGTLLLVIFLYDGFMHQPASSLLVVFIMFMGMVCFRNVSATTEASKLPKPHERAAFMSLFSSTQHLGNGIGALLASAILSTGQDGALVNMEWVGLLSIVMALFQPLLLIKIRQGNTTQNEPVTA; this is encoded by the coding sequence CTGCGACGCAGTGCCCCCGAACGGCGGGGAAAGGCCATGGGCATCGTCATGGGGACCTTTTCGGTGGCAGCCGTGGCGGCCATTCCCTTTGGCCTTGAACTGGCCGAAAGGGGCACTTGGTGCACACCTTTCTATGCCATATCCATCCTCGGATTCATCGTGTTCTGGTTCATTCTCCAGTTCACCCCCTCCATGAAGGAACACCTGAAGGGCGAACACCGGCCGCTCGCACTGGCCCGGCTGCTCTCGGATCGTAAATTTCTAAGGGCATTCATTATGATGGCAACGGCAATGATTTCGTCATATGCGATCATCCCGAACATTTCAGCGTACTATCAACTCAACCTCGGGTATCCCCGTTCGTCGCTCGGCTTCCTGTATCTCGTCGGCGGGGTATTCAGCCTCATCCTGATCCAGATCGGCGGCAGGGCTTCGGACAAAATCGGCCCGATACCGACCAACATCCTGGGAACCCTTCTGCTGGTGATATTCCTGTATGACGGATTCATGCACCAACCAGCGTCCTCCCTTCTGGTCGTGTTCATCATGTTCATGGGAATGGTCTGCTTCCGAAACGTGTCGGCCACGACCGAAGCCTCCAAGCTTCCGAAGCCCCACGAGCGAGCCGCCTTCATGTCCCTGTTCTCCTCCACACAACACCTCGGCAACGGAATCGGTGCCTTACTGGCATCGGCCATCCTGTCGACAGGACAGGATGGAGCCTTGGTCAACATGGAATGGGTGGGGCTCCTGTCGATAGTCATGGCGCTGTTCCAGCCACTGCTTCTGATCAAAATTCGACAAGGCAACACCACCCAAAACGAACCCGTCACTGCGTGA
- a CDS encoding DUF3592 domain-containing protein, whose protein sequence is MTADQFHRTSPVRPLPVRLFRYALGLAFTAGFVWLLTQIPYDIFRQERARAMGERLVHATVFEKKAVPDQDGTLLVISYRYYDLSGVEYIGVANMPEVLWKRLQKGSKVPVYYARSKPQLSRVRYMIEPEFQKRLRDWLRD, encoded by the coding sequence ATGACAGCAGATCAATTTCACCGCACCTCTCCGGTCCGTCCCCTGCCCGTACGCCTGTTCCGCTATGCCCTGGGCCTGGCCTTCACCGCAGGATTCGTCTGGCTGCTCACCCAGATTCCCTACGACATCTTCCGCCAGGAACGGGCCAGGGCCATGGGCGAACGCTTGGTCCACGCCACCGTGTTCGAAAAAAAGGCCGTCCCGGACCAGGACGGCACCTTGCTTGTCATCAGCTACCGCTATTACGATTTGAGCGGAGTGGAGTACATCGGCGTTGCGAACATGCCCGAGGTGCTGTGGAAGCGCCTGCAGAAAGGCTCCAAGGTGCCGGTCTATTACGCCCGCTCCAAGCCTCAGCTCTCCCGGGTCAGGTATATGATCGAGCCCGAATTCCAGAAAAGGCTCCGCGACTGGCTCAGGGACTAG
- a CDS encoding metal ABC transporter permease, with translation MMEALHMEFMQNALMAGVLASIICGVIGTLVVVNRIVFISGGIAHASYGGVGLAFFLGLPVMPVTTVFALAAAMVMAWVTLRRKERADTVVGVLWAAGMALGIILLDFTPGYNVDLMSYLFGSILAVPRGDLWIILALTLVVMGLTLSCYRGFLVMSFDEEFAQARGVPVTLLYFLLMGMIALSVVMIIRVVGLILVIALLTIPPYMAERWARSLGGMMVTSSLLSVLFCVSGLWISYYLDITSGAAIIAVAAVCFFLSLLVPAGRGNGEEG, from the coding sequence ATCATGGAAGCACTGCACATGGAATTCATGCAGAACGCGCTCATGGCCGGCGTGCTGGCCAGCATCATCTGCGGGGTCATCGGCACCTTGGTGGTGGTCAACCGCATCGTGTTCATTTCCGGCGGCATTGCCCATGCCTCCTACGGCGGGGTGGGGCTGGCGTTCTTCCTGGGCCTGCCTGTCATGCCCGTGACCACGGTCTTTGCCCTGGCCGCCGCCATGGTCATGGCCTGGGTGACGCTGCGGCGGAAGGAGCGGGCAGATACCGTGGTGGGCGTGCTCTGGGCCGCAGGCATGGCCCTGGGGATCATTCTTCTGGATTTCACCCCCGGCTACAACGTGGACCTCATGAGCTACCTGTTCGGCAGCATCCTGGCCGTGCCAAGGGGCGATCTCTGGATCATCCTGGCCCTGACCCTCGTGGTCATGGGATTGACCCTGTCCTGCTACCGGGGATTCCTGGTCATGAGCTTCGACGAGGAGTTCGCCCAGGCCCGGGGCGTTCCCGTGACCCTGCTCTATTTCCTGCTCATGGGCATGATCGCCCTGAGCGTGGTCATGATCATCCGGGTGGTGGGATTGATACTGGTCATCGCCCTGCTGACCATCCCTCCCTACATGGCCGAGCGCTGGGCCCGTTCCCTGGGCGGCATGATGGTGACCTCGAGCCTGCTCAGCGTGCTGTTCTGCGTCAGCGGTCTGTGGATTTCCTATTACCTGGACATCACGTCGGGCGCGGCCATCATCGCGGTCGCCGCCGTCTGCTTTTTCCTGTCTCTGCTGGTTCCCGCAGGCCGGGGCAACGGGGAGGAGGGCTAG
- a CDS encoding metal ABC transporter ATP-binding protein, translating into MSEFAVSLRNVSFAYEGAPVLEDVSMDVRHGDFMAILGPNGGGKSTLLKILLGLLAPQKGSVSVLGLAPGQAGGRIGYMPQYTHVSSSFPITVEQAVVMGLVKGGLAGVAGLRTGRAPAKKAETALDRVGMLAHRERRVSGLSGGQKQRVFIARALVSDPELLLLDEPTASVDQHHRNTLFSLLKELNDDMTIIMVSHDISTVATSVKSVACVNHSLHFHDAPVITGDMFKMAYGGDENSCPVELVTHGDIPHRVLEHHHLSDVKDEEE; encoded by the coding sequence GTGTCTGAGTTTGCTGTGAGCCTTCGGAATGTGAGTTTCGCCTATGAGGGCGCTCCCGTGCTGGAGGACGTGTCCATGGATGTCAGGCACGGCGATTTTATGGCCATCCTCGGTCCCAACGGCGGGGGCAAGTCCACGCTGCTCAAGATCCTGCTGGGGCTGCTGGCTCCCCAGAAGGGCAGCGTCTCCGTGCTCGGCCTCGCGCCGGGGCAGGCCGGAGGGCGCATCGGGTACATGCCGCAGTATACCCATGTTTCCAGCTCCTTTCCCATCACGGTGGAGCAGGCCGTGGTCATGGGGCTGGTCAAGGGAGGGCTGGCCGGCGTGGCCGGGCTGCGCACCGGGCGCGCGCCCGCGAAAAAGGCGGAAACCGCCCTGGACCGCGTGGGCATGCTCGCCCACCGCGAACGCAGGGTGTCCGGCCTTTCCGGCGGCCAGAAGCAGCGGGTGTTCATTGCCCGGGCCCTGGTTTCCGACCCGGAGCTGCTGCTCCTGGACGAGCCCACGGCCAGCGTGGACCAGCACCACCGCAACACCCTGTTCAGCCTGCTCAAGGAATTGAACGACGACATGACCATCATCATGGTCAGCCACGATATTTCCACGGTGGCCACCAGCGTCAAGTCCGTGGCCTGCGTGAACCATTCCCTGCATTTCCACGACGCCCCGGTCATCACGGGCGACATGTTCAAGATGGCCTACGGCGGAGACGAGAACAGCTGCCCCGTGGAGCTGGTGACCCACGGCGACATCCCGCACCGCGTGCTGGAGCATCATCACCTGAGCGACGTGAAGGACGAAGAAGAATGA
- a CDS encoding rhomboid family intramembrane serine protease → MHIRFAPPSFTRRLFRPGWTDVVSRVVESSASWPEDRTVGVWALVLEARGIPYRLRRRAAAEGGGTSIRVQSWFVQRAEDEIRLFQEENPGQGNARPRLHGPVAGGGQLTCLAMALLVIFHVATTMAYPGLGLYPSVWDSLGSANAARILDGQWWRVVTALTLHGDGAHVLGNALIGGSFIILLCRGLGASLGWFLVMLSGALGNTINVFALGPPHDAIGFSTAVFGAAGLLAGSRPFFGRLDSGEDLGFGFRLRRFIRSAFVPVAAGLGLLAMLGSGGENTDLGAHLLGFASGVLLGIAAGWGAARFGRPGPLPGKALLWLTFGFPVFCWGLAFSQR, encoded by the coding sequence ATGCACATACGTTTTGCGCCTCCTTCCTTTACGCGCCGCCTGTTTCGTCCGGGCTGGACCGATGTGGTCTCCAGGGTGGTCGAGTCTTCGGCATCCTGGCCGGAAGACCGCACCGTGGGGGTGTGGGCGCTGGTGCTGGAGGCGCGCGGCATCCCGTACCGCCTCAGGCGGAGGGCGGCTGCCGAAGGGGGCGGCACCTCCATCCGGGTGCAGTCCTGGTTCGTGCAGCGGGCAGAGGACGAGATCCGGCTGTTCCAGGAGGAGAACCCCGGCCAGGGCAACGCAAGGCCCCGGCTTCACGGCCCGGTGGCGGGCGGCGGTCAGCTCACCTGCCTGGCCATGGCCCTTCTGGTCATCTTTCACGTGGCCACCACCATGGCCTATCCCGGCCTGGGCCTGTATCCGTCCGTGTGGGATTCCCTGGGCAGCGCCAATGCCGCCAGGATACTGGACGGCCAGTGGTGGCGGGTGGTCACGGCCCTGACCCTGCATGGGGACGGCGCGCATGTTCTGGGCAACGCCCTCATCGGTGGTTCCTTCATTATCCTGCTCTGCAGGGGGCTCGGCGCAAGCCTGGGCTGGTTCCTGGTCATGCTCTCCGGCGCGTTGGGCAACACGATCAATGTCTTTGCCCTTGGTCCGCCCCATGACGCCATAGGCTTTTCCACGGCCGTGTTTGGTGCGGCGGGCCTGCTGGCCGGGAGCCGTCCCTTTTTCGGCAGGCTGGATTCCGGGGAGGATCTGGGGTTCGGTTTTCGGCTGCGGCGCTTTATCCGTTCCGCGTTCGTGCCCGTGGCCGCCGGTCTCGGCTTGCTGGCCATGCTCGGCTCGGGCGGCGAGAACACCGACCTGGGCGCGCACCTGTTGGGCTTTGCGTCCGGGGTGCTGCTGGGCATAGCCGCAGGCTGGGGCGCGGCCCGGTTCGGGCGTCCCGGCCCGCTGCCGGGCAAGGCGCTTCTGTGGCTGACCTTCGGTTTCCCCGTGTTTTGCTGGGGGCTGGCCTTTTCTCAAAGATGA